Proteins encoded in a region of the Mesoaciditoga lauensis cd-1655R = DSM 25116 genome:
- a CDS encoding damage-control phosphatase ARMT1 family protein: MKARADCFPCVLTQVRRSLDEWQANDEEKFEVMRQVSKSLENAKFGMKPTELSKLANETAKRATGIEDLYEQRKKALNESAQAIIKDVVRAAESSSNPLKVLATAAILGNHLDLGVNEVELDSEFLEILKEKKLKIDDFEVFFSKMKKAKNILYILDNTGEVVFDKAFSDKMKSIFDASFKFAVRSAPIINDVTETEALEVGFSKEEVIKSGSTLAGMDLKLASDEFMKAWKEADVIISKGQGNFEGLDEVHDERLFFFLEAKCPVIAKVLHVDVGDAVLANWK; the protein is encoded by the coding sequence TTGAAAGCACGAGCAGATTGTTTTCCGTGCGTTTTAACACAAGTTAGAAGAAGTTTAGACGAATGGCAAGCAAACGATGAAGAAAAATTTGAGGTTATGAGGCAAGTATCTAAAAGCTTGGAAAATGCGAAGTTCGGTATGAAGCCAACAGAACTTTCCAAACTTGCAAACGAAACTGCAAAAAGGGCAACAGGAATAGAAGACCTTTACGAACAAAGAAAAAAGGCTCTGAACGAAAGTGCGCAAGCAATAATAAAAGATGTGGTGAGGGCCGCTGAATCGTCTTCGAATCCACTAAAAGTGCTTGCTACGGCAGCTATATTGGGGAATCACCTTGATTTGGGAGTTAACGAAGTGGAATTGGATAGCGAATTTTTGGAAATATTGAAAGAAAAAAAGCTAAAAATAGATGATTTTGAAGTGTTTTTTTCCAAGATGAAAAAGGCCAAGAATATCTTGTACATATTGGATAACACAGGTGAAGTTGTTTTTGACAAAGCTTTTTCGGACAAAATGAAGTCCATTTTTGACGCTTCCTTTAAATTCGCGGTGAGAAGCGCACCCATAATAAACGATGTTACAGAAACCGAAGCGTTGGAAGTCGGATTTTCGAAGGAAGAGGTGATAAAATCCGGAAGTACGTTGGCAGGGATGGATTTAAAGCTGGCAAGCGATGAATTCATGAAAGCCTGGAAAGAAGCGGATGTTATCATTTCAAAAGGGCAAGGGAATTTCGAAGGGCTTGACGAAGTACATGATGAAAGGTTGTTTTTCTTTTTAGAGGCAAAATGCCCTGTGATAGCAAAAGTTCTACACGTAGATGTTGGGGATGCCGTTTTGGCAAATTGGAAATAG